The following is a genomic window from Dama dama isolate Ldn47 chromosome 4, ASM3311817v1, whole genome shotgun sequence.
ACCCCAAGAGGCAGCCCCAGTTTGAGGGGCAGACGGGACTGGCAGGGTGCCAGCTTCCTCAGCAGCTGCCTCCAGCACACTCAGGAGCCAGGCAGTACTTGAGGTATCTCCTTTTCCGCTAGGCTGTTACACTGGGTCAGCCCCCTCTCGGCCCTGAGTTACATGGGCTTCTCTCAGGGGCTGGGCGAGGGCACCTCTGGGGCTGGACGTGGCCGGTTAGCCTGTGGAGCTTGACTCAGGATGAGAGGTCAGCACGCAGTGAATAAACTGTCTCTGTGTTTGGCTCCCTGCCACCTCTGGTTTCTGTTTCCTGGAGTGGGGACAGTGGAGCGAGGCCAGCATGGCTGGCTTGGGACTCCCCTAGCTCCTCCACTGGAGATGAGTAAAGCCACGGCTGTTGAGCTGTTGTCTTCCTCCAGAGACTTTCATAAGCTGGAGGGTCAGCTTCAGTGAATGGCATGGGGGTGGGGTCCTCCAGAGATGACCTCAGGTCTCCCGAAGAACGGGTCAGAGCTGGTGTCCAGCATGACGGCTCGGCCATTAGAGCGGACCTCGCCCAGGGTGGGGGCAGCCGAGCCTTGCTCTGTACACTACCCCAGGTTCCGATAGACAAGAGAGATGACTCTAGGTCTCAGAATGCGGAGCGCACGTATtttgtttcaaaaacaaaaagacgaGGCCCAGGAGGGGCAGCCTCCATTCCAGGACCGCCTTCCTCACCCCTCAGGGGCTGCCCTGCCCGCCCCTCCGCCTCCGGGGCTCAGCACTGGAGCCCAGGGTCCTGCAGCTGTTTCCAGAGCCGGATGCTGTCCTGAGGGCTGAGGGGTCGCACAAGCAGCAGGTCTCGGAAGGCACAGGGGTCAGCAGTGCGGTCTGCCGGCCAGGCCGTGAGGAAGCCTTTGTgagtcctgggggccaggcccagGGCTTGGAAGCACAGACCAGTGTAGACGTCGCCAAAGGGGAAGGGGGCCACGCGGGCCGCCGCCTGCAGCAGCCAGGGTGCCAAGCGCCCCGAGATCACGTAGCCACCCCCGCTGGCGTAGGCCGGGTAGCTGCCCTCGAAGAAGGACCCGGGCACGTAGAAGGGTCCTCCGGGCTTCCGGAGGGGCTTGGCCTGGGTGAAGACCTCACCCAGGTAGAGGCCCCGGGCCCGGGCAGGTGACAGGCCCCGCAGGTGGTCCAGCAGAGCAGGGGTGTGCACGAAAGCGTCGTCCTGGGCCTGCAGGACAAAGCTCACGCCGGGGCAGTGGCGGCCAAGCCAGGCCAGCAGCATCAAGTCCTTGAGCGTCTGGTTGAAGGGGACGTCGAGGAAGTCCCAGAGCAGCAGGTCACTGTAGCGGCGGCTCTCCCAGGACACCAGGGTGCTGAGGTCCGGCCCCGCCTGGCCCACTGGGGACCCCAGGAGGAAGAGCAGCCGGATCCCAGGGGCCGACCCGCCCCATGTCTGCCTCACAGCCTGTCGTTCCGCAAAGCGCCCTGGTTCCGACTTGACAGCCAACAGCAGGAAGGGGACGTCACCGGGATCCCCGCAGCCGGTCACCTGGCCTCCGCCACCTGCGGGCAGCCACTGTGGGAAGCTCCGGCAGGCAGCCCACAGCAGGAAGCGGCGGAGGTCCTCGGGGTAGGAAGTGAAGTCAGGGATCTCGGCCGCAGCGGCAGCCCCCCAAGCGCCACAGTCCCCTGCCTCTGTGCTGTTCACTCCGGGCAGGGTCCCCAGACGCCACTGCTGCTGGTTCCAGTAAGCCGAGGGCAGCGGGCCAGTCTGGCCCAGACGGGCTGAGAGGTTGGCTGGCAGGGTGGGCTCGGCGCTGGCTGccgtggagcctggcgggctgctgcgGGGTCCTGGGTAGGCCTTGCCCAGGTGGGGCTCGGACATCCACTCGATGTACACTTTGAGGCCCAGGAGTGTGAGCAGGGCTGACAGGCAGAGAAGGCACTTGTGGCAGCGCATGACCTGGCCCGGGGAGGGGCGGCTGTGGGAGCGGCTGAAGAGACACAGGGGCCTTTGGGGCCGGCCGCTCTGGTGAGGCTTCTGCGGTCCAGAACCTGACCCGGCCCTCCACCGACCACCCGAAGCCCGTCTTCCCGGACCGGCGAACCCCCGCCCCACTGCCATTCCAGCTCCTGGCTCTTTCCACTCAGCCACTCAGACCCCTCTGTCTTCCCCGTCCGCATTCCCACCCTCCTAGAGACCAGGGGCTCCTCGTCCCTGCCCCACCCTTCCCCTGCTCACCAGGAGTCAGGATCACAGGGATCACGTCCTCGccccacagcccccaccccaggcactgCTCCCTCCTCCTCACCTCTGGGGCCAGCTCCGGCCAACTCCAGCGCCCTGGGCCTGGGTCCGGCTCTCTCCGCCTTCGGTCCGGAGGTGCCCGTGTTGttctccagcccagcccagccggTCCTCGGGCGGGGAGGGCCCCAGGggccgggaggggctggggcggggctgaGGGAgaaggggggcgggggagggcgaGAGGCAGGCCTGAGGGATGGGGCTGGGGCGTGTCGGGGCTGGTTTTCTGGTGAGACCGGGAAAGGTGCGGGGGAGCCGGCAGGCCCGGGAGGGGAGGACCGGGGCCTCAGAGAGAGTCCCAGGGAGGGTGAGGCTGAGGGCCGCTGAGCCGGGGCTGGGAAGTGTTAGAGTGACCCAGGGAGAGGCAGAGCCCTAAAGTGGCCAAGCCTGAGGCCAGGGATTGGGCCTGGCCAGGGGTGGAGGCGGGCGGTGAATGTGCTGAGAGGGCAGGGGGCCTTGCCAGAGCGGAGGGTGTTGCCAGGAGTCAGGGTGGAGGGGGGAAGGGGACTAGTGAGGAGAAGACACAGGCCGAGGAAGCAGagagctggggagaccacaggggcagggcagggggggaGAGAGGCCCAGGGAGGCCCAGAGGAGAGGCTAGAGGTGGAGCCGCAGGAGATGGGGGAgcccggggggaggggggggagaaTGTGGAGGGGCAGGTGGAGGTACCGGGGTGGAAGCGGAGAGCCGGGAGTGGGTGAACAGCCAGAGCCAGGGAGAGGCCGAGAGGGCGctggggaggagctggggagggagTGGGCGGAGGGGGAGCCAAGCCAGGGGCAGTGAGGGGTGATGAGTGGGGGCACCGGGAGCCCTGGAGCTGGGCTGACCCCCGCACCCCCTCCATTCCCTTGGATGCCTGGCAGGGCTGCAGTCCGTCCCTCCTGGTCCCTCTCTCCAGCCCTGGGCCGGCCCTGCCTACAGCTGCACGGTGACTCCAGGAACACTCACATCCGGCCCCCTTGGGACCAGAGGGTGTCTGCCTGTGTTTAtggccctgccctccaggggcCTCTGCTGTTGGGGCTGCTCCAGCTGTCTGGGGAGGCAGGCCAGTGGGGCCGGCTCATCTAAGACCTCCTGGAGCCTGGGGTGAGAGTGAGggaaccccccctcccccgcaggTGAGCTTGGCCTGACCCCCCTGCTTGTTGGGAACTGTCCAAATCGCTGCAGGAACCCTGTCTGTCAGCAACAGCAGTTTGAGTAATGGAGCCCATGAGACCAGATGGAGGAAGAGAGTGTGGAGAAGGTGGGGACTATTGATGGAGTAAAAGCCAGAGTGGGCTGGGGCAGGGCTCTGAGAGCCCCTGGAAGGGGTCTGCAAGCCTTTTTACCCCCAGGCTGGGCAGGGGGGCTGTCTAGCCCCCCGACTCTTGGCTCATCTAGCTACTCCCAGagcacagaccaggggcagggtgGAGAGTTTGGGTTGCTGTATACCTTAGTCTGCAGACATTCCAGTGAGGAGAGAAACCATCCAGCGACTGGAACAGGTGAGGTCAGATGTCGAGTGACTAAAGAGGTAGATGCCTTCTGGTAGAATGTGGACCCCAGCCTGCATTTCTGCCTCC
Proteins encoded in this region:
- the B3GNT8 gene encoding UDP-GlcNAc:betaGal beta-1,3-N-acetylglucosaminyltransferase 8, whose amino-acid sequence is MRCHKCLLCLSALLTLLGLKVYIEWMSEPHLGKAYPGPRSSPPGSTAASAEPTLPANLSARLGQTGPLPSAYWNQQQWRLGTLPGVNSTEAGDCGAWGAAAAAEIPDFTSYPEDLRRFLLWAACRSFPQWLPAGGGGQVTGCGDPGDVPFLLLAVKSEPGRFAERQAVRQTWGGSAPGIRLLFLLGSPVGQAGPDLSTLVSWESRRYSDLLLWDFLDVPFNQTLKDLMLLAWLGRHCPGVSFVLQAQDDAFVHTPALLDHLRGLSPARARGLYLGEVFTQAKPLRKPGGPFYVPGSFFEGSYPAYASGGGYVISGRLAPWLLQAAARVAPFPFGDVYTGLCFQALGLAPRTHKGFLTAWPADRTADPCAFRDLLLVRPLSPQDSIRLWKQLQDPGLQC